The genomic DNA GTGGAAAAGACTCAAAAGGGAAAAGGTCAACCCAAGACCTTGACCATAGGATATATCGCCGGTATGACCGGGTTTTCGGCCGGTTCGGAAAGAGTCATTGAGCAGGGAGGCCATTTGGCCGTGGACTGGATCAATGAGAAGGGCGGGATCGATATCAAGGGGGAGAAATACCTGATCAAACTGGTCACCGAGGACCATAAGAGCACGGCCGAGGGTGCAGCCGGTGCGGCAATGAAACTCATTTATGATCAAAAAGTAAAGTTCATCGTCGGAGGTATCATGCCCTTCACCAATGTGGCCATAAACAGCGTGGCGGAACCGGCCAAGATTCTACGGGCGGCTATCTACAACGTGGTCACACCCGACGAATACGGACCGAAGACCCCTTATACCTTTGTCACCTGCAACGGCACCGTGGAAGGCATGATCACCATGCTGACCTTTCTGGCCCAGGCCCATCCTGAGGTCAAAACCATAGCGGTTTCCCATCCGGATGACGGCGCCATACCCTTTATCCAACCTTGGATCGTGAAGATCGCCAAGGAACGGGGGATCACGGTATTAGGGGACGTCGTCGGCTTTGCCTTGGATACAGTAGATTTCACCCCCCTCGCCAAAAAGATGCTGGCCCGTAATCCGGATGCCATAGGGATGATTAACGGCTGGCCTTCCATGACGGGGGGCGTTCTTAAAGTGGCCCGGCAGTCTGGTTACACCAAACCCATTTTCATTACCACCTATCAGCCGGCAGAGGATACGCTGAAGGTGGCAGGCAAAGAGGCGTCAACCCTTTTCTATCAGCACAGTCTTCTTCCGGGCGACTCTCACAATCCGCAGATTGTTGATGAGCTGATGCGCCGGTGCCAGACCAAGTTCAACCATAGCCATATTTACTACATCATCGTTGGGTTCAATAATCTCTGGATGCTGGCCCAGGCCATCGAAGCGGCCCAGAGTCTTGATTCCACGACGGTGAGGGATAAATGGGAAAAGATGAACACCATGAAGAGTGTTTTGGGAACCGCACACCTGGGCGGGCTGAAGACATACGGGATCAAACACACCATGTCCTATCCCATACCGATAATCAGTTATGTAAATGGCGTTCCGAAAACCATGAAATTGATGGATGTCACGGCTCCCTAAAGGAGGGAAGTCAGGATCCAGGAGACGGGATTCAGGATGTTTAAGGTAATCCAAGCTATGAGGAGTCAACAATGGGCAAAGACAAAGTAAATTGGGAGTATATAAACGAGTGGAAGAAGGATGTTAATCCCCTTGGGAAAAAGGAAGACTTCAAGGCCATCGGGTTTTCTTTCGGTCTTCCGGAGATCATCGATCCCATAGGCACAAGATACGGTGTTGAGGTTGAGGTGCAGCCTCAATGGCAAATTCCACGGAAGGCCCTTATATGCCAGACGATCGTCGGCGCCCTTTACAGCCGAAGGGGGAATCCCCATCAGCCTATTGAACCGGAAAAAACCAGGGAACAGGCCCTTGCCTGCCTTGAAGCCGGCGCTCCCAACGTGCATATTCATGTGAGGGATCAGAACGGTTACAACACGCTCGACCCGGAACTTTTTCACTTTGTTATCGATCCCATCAGAAAGGCCTATCCCGACAGAATCGTGTGCGGCTGCATGGTCCCGAACATCGACGGCGACTGGGAGAAATTTATCGAATGTTGCCAGGATGGATTGTTTGATCAAACCCCGATAAATACAACGGCAACGTTTTTAGGGGATACGGCTTTCGTCAAGCCCCCTCATGTCATCATTGAAAAAACGCGGATATGCCAGGAATTAGGAGTTAAGCCGCAGATTGCCGTGTACAGCGATGGGGATATCGATAATGCGGACCGGTATCTTATCAAGACAGGGGTTCTTGAGAAACCCTACTACTGGATAGTCCTGCCCGCGCTCCCCGGCGGGTCCCCTATGCATAGTCCCAAAGCCATGGTGGAAGTGCTGATGCATTACTGCAACCGAATAAAGGAGATCGATGAAGATTCGCAGATTGTCGTGTGCGCCTCAGGCAGGGCATCATCCTACCTGTCCACTTTTGCCCTGCTTCTGGGTCACCACATTCGTATAGGCATGGAAGATACCGTATGGCGATGGCCACACAGAAATGAGATGATCACGCATAACCTTGAAACGTTCAAGGCTGCGAGGACGATGTTGAATTTACTCGGCAGAGAATTGGTGACGCCGGATGAGTGGAGAGAGCTCCTGGGCATGCGAAAACCGGGAGGCACGCTGAAACGCTGATCATGGGCGCAGAGGAAGAAAAACGGTTTAATTCGGGTAAAGGAGGGATCGAATGACCGGACCAATGACGGGGAAAGTCGCCCTGGTAACCGGGGCGACCTCGGGAATCGGCAGGGCCACAGCCCTGGCCTTCGCCAAAGAAGGCGCCTGGGTTGTGGCCGTAGGGGATTCCAATGTTGCGGGGGGGAAGGAAACGGTTGCATTAGTTGAAGGGGCAGGCAGCCAGGGCCTATTCGTAAAGTGTAACGTATCGAAGAAAGAAGAAGTTCAACACTTGATTCTAACAACCCTCAAGGAGTTCGGACGTCTTGATTATGCCTGTAATAATGCGGGCGTTCAGCAACAGATGGCACTTCTGGCTGAAATCGATGAGGCCGAATGGGACCGGATTATTGCCATCAATCTGAGAGGAGTGTTCCTTTGCATGAAATATGAGATTCAGCAGATGGTGAAGCAGGGGAATGGTGTTATTGTCAATATTTCCTCTATGGGGGGGCTTGCTGCTCCGTCGCCGGGTCTTTCCAGCTATATCGCTTCAAAACACGGTGTAATCGGTCTGACCAAGGCGGCGGCCATCGAGTATGCCAGAACAGGGATTAGGGTCAATACCGTATGCCCTGGGGTCATTGAGACCGGGATGACTGCCCAGTTTGCCGCGAAAGCCTCGGAGGAAATGATGCAACTTCTGGTGAATATGCATCCTGTCGGAAGATTCGGGAAACCGGAAGAGGTGGCCTGCGCGGTAATCTGGCTCTGCTCGGATCTGGCAGCCTTTGTGACGGGCTCCAGTGTGGTCGTGGATGGAGGGGTGACGGCGCAATAAGAGGAGTTCCCGTCACAATAATTTAAGGGAAAGGAGGACCGATCAACCAGCTTTTGAGATCAAAGGGGTGCCCCGATATTCTTTTTGAACCCGGGTAAGTCCGGCCCCCTGCCCTGGCCTTCACCAGGGAAGGGGCCGGGTCGGAGGTCTGACGGCAAAATAGGGCGGGTATCGGCGAAACTCTGCGCCCAATTTAATCCAAGACGAATGTTCCTCAGGAGATCTGGCCCATTGCTAATCTCCTTGACAAAAAGTTAAGATAACATATATGTGGGTAAGTTAAGAATACGTAGTGCTTCTCTACCCCAAGAGATAACCGTCCGGGCATTGTGGCATTAGGGCGGACCAGCGTCACATATATTCCGAGATTTTCCGGCAATCGGGGTTGAATCTTTTCTTTTTCCGAGAAACCGATGAAGAATGAATCCAGGGAATCGCAATTACTGAAAATTGCCGAAGAGATCGAGGCCTGTGCCCTGTGCCGGCAGGGGAAAGTGGGCCTGGCAGTGGTCGGTGAAGGAAACCCTGACGCGGAAATCGCCTTTATCGGAGAGGCCCCGGGCAAAGAGGAAGCCAAGGTCGGCCGGCCGTTCATTGGAAGATCGGGGAGGTTTTTACGGTCGCTGATCCGGGAGATCGGACTGGAAGAAAAAGAGGTCTACATCACCAGTCCGGTCAAATATCTGCCCCAACGGGGGACCCCAACCAGGGCGGATATCGCCCACGGCCGCACCCATCTTCTCCGGCAATTGGCGGTCATCGATCCTAAAATCATCGTTCTTTTAGGCCACGTAGCCGCACTCGCCGTCCTGGACCGGGAGGTGGCCGTCAGCCGGGAACATGGAAAAATGATTAAAAAGGGGGATAAGACCTATTTGATTACCTTTCATCCGGCGGCGGCCATGCGTTTTCCCAAGATCAGGAAAGCATTTTACGAGGACTTTGAGAAATTGAAAGGATTAATTGAAGAAGAGTCAGTTTAAACACCCTATTTCAAATAGCTTTGGTCAGGTCTTCGGGAAAATTAAATCATCCGCTCCCGCCCTTCCCAGTATTTCTTCCTGACCGCCTTCTTATCCAGCTTTCCGTAAGCCGTCCGGGGGATGGCCTCGTAGAACTCGATCCGTTTCGGCCTCTTATAGGCAGTCAGATTCTCCCGGCAGAATTCCAGGAGTTCGGTTTCGCTGACTTTTTTCCCTGCGGCCTTGACCACGATAGCCAGAACCATCTCTCCCCATTTTTCATCGGGAATGCCGATAACGATCACCTCACTCAAAGCCGGATGCATGGCCAGGCAATACTCGACCTCCGTCGAGTAGACATTCATCCCCCCGGAGATGATCATGTCGTGCTTGCGGTCCACGAGATAGAGGTAGCCGTTTTCGTCCCGGTAGGCGATGTCCCCGGTATGGAGCCAGCCGCCCACGATCGCCTTGCCCGTTTCCTTTTCCTTGCCCCAGTAGCCCTTCATCATGTGAGGGCCCCGGGTGATGATCTCCCCGGTTTTTCCTGTCTCCACATCCTGATCGTCCTCGTCGACGATACGCACCTGGGACATGATGATCGGCATACCGCAGGATTTCAGCCTTTCCTTCCTGCCCTTTTCAATGGCTTCCAGGTGCTGGCGTTTGGTGAAGGAAGCGGTCTGGTTGGCCACCTCCATCTGGGAATAGGCCTGCATGAATATGGGCCCCATGGCCTTCATGGCCTCTTCCAGCCGTCTGGGGGAAATCGGCGCGGCGCCGTACATGATGGTTTTCAGGCTCGACAGGTCGTAGTCATTTCTTTTCGGATGGTCGAGGAAACCATAGATCATGGTGGGCACCATAAAGGTGCAGGTGATTTTCTCTTCCTGAATCAGGCGGAAGGTCTCTTCCGGGTTAAAGCCATTGGTTATAACGACCCTGCCGCCCTTTAACAGGCAGGGGGGGATCATGAAACCGGCGGCATGAGGCAGCGGTGCGGTTTGCAACATGATCTCCCCCTCGGAAATATCCATTTCGACAATAGAGCTGAAAATGATGCTTACATACGATTTATGAGTATGCATGACCCCTTTGGATTCCCCGGTGGTGCCGCCGGTATACATAATGGCCCGAAGGTCGTCCTGCTCTACCCCCACATCCAGGGGGGTGGACGGGGAACTTTCCAACAACCGGTAAAAACCGATCACCCCCTGGGAGAGAATCTCCTCCCGGTCGGTAACGGCGATGACGGTCTGGACAAAATCATAGTCCTTGAAAAACAGCCCCACCTTCTGGTAAAAGAATTCATCCAGGAGTATGGTCCGGGCCCCGGAGTCTTTTATCCGATAATCGATGTCCTTAAAGGTCAACATGACATTCAAAGGGATCATCACCAGGCCGGCCTTGGCCGCGGCATAATCGGCATAGAGATATTCTATGCAGTTGGTGGTCATGATGACGATCCGGTCGCCTTTTTTCAGGCCCAGGCCGATAAAGGCGTTGGCCAGTTTATTGACGGCCGACTCGACTTCCCTGTAGGTATAGACCTGACCGTTTATCTTGAAGGCCACCCGGTCTTTATACTTTATAAACGCTTTGTCCAAAATATTGCCGAAACTGGTTTCCAGCATAGTTACCTCCCGTAAATAGAATAGTTATCTGCGTATATCGGCGAAAATCTGCGTTCTGATTAAGAATTCGGCCTTTTCAGCCGCCGATATACCCCTTGATGATCTCAGGGGTGTTCTGAAGTTCCCGGGCCGTGCCTTGCATGAAGATCTCGCCGTTCCGCAGGACGTATCCGCGATGGGAAAGGGCCAGGGCCAGGGTAGCCGCCTGTTCGACCAGGAGTATGGTGATCCCGGTCTTATGAAGGTGCCAGATGGCCTTCATGATCTGTTCGACCACCAGAGGGGCCAATCCTATGGATGGCTCATCCATCATGATGAATTTCGGCTCCATCATGATGGCCCTGGATATGGCCAGCATCTGCTGCTCCCCCCCGCTCAGGGAAGAGGCGATCTGATTCCTGCGCTCCCCAAGGATGGGGAAACGCTCGAATTCCTGTTCCATGAGCCGTAGCACCTTGTTTCGGTCCCTCCTCTGGAATCGATAGGCCCCCAACTCCAGATTTCCCTTGACGGTTAAATCAGGGACGATCCGTTTGCCCTGAGGCACATGGGCGATGCCGAGTCCGGCGATCTGGTGGGGCTTGAATGTTCCAAGATCATGGCCTTCAAAGAGGATCTGACCTTCGACAATGGGGGCCAGACCGGAGACGGCCATGACCAGCGTTGTCTTGCCGGCCCCGTTGGCCCCGATCAGGCTGACCACTTCCCCCTGACCAACCTCGACATCAATCCCTTTGAGTGCTTGGACTTTATCATAACGGACGGAAAGTCCCTTGACGCTGACCACCGATTGCTGAGCAATGGTCAACGTATTCTGTTTGACTGGATTAGACATCATGCTTCTTATCCTTCTTTCCGGCGAATATTTTCAAGGGTCTTGGCCAGGTCGCCCCGTCCCAGATAGGCTTCGATCACCTTCGGATCCCTGCGGATTTCCTGAGGGGTCCCCTCGGCGATTTTAATCCCGAAGTTGTGCACGGAAATCCGATCCGAGATGCGCATCACGAAATCCATGTTATGTTCGATAAGTAGAATAGTCATCCCCATGGCCCGGAGCTTTGAGAGGAGGCTAAAGACCTCTTCGACCTCTGAACGGTTTAGACCGGCTACTGGCTCATCCAGCAAAAGGAGATCCGGTTTCAAGGCCAGTGCCCGGGCAATCTCCAAGAGTTTTTGATGCCCGTAAGACAGGTCACCGGCACTTTTCGAGGCCAGATGGCTGATCCCGACGAACCGGAGGAGATTGAGGGCACTGTCCTTGAAACCGGCCTCTTCTTTCCGGGAGGCCGGCAGAGAAAGGGCATAAGAAACAGATCCACTGCTGAAGTGCCGGTAAAAACCCACCAGGACATTATCCAGGACGCTGATCTCACTGAAGAGCTTGAGATTCTGAAAGGTGCGGGCCATGCCGAGGCTGCCCCGGCGGTGGGCTTTTAGACCGTTCAGGTTCA from Deltaproteobacteria bacterium includes the following:
- a CDS encoding ABC transporter substrate-binding protein, with protein sequence MNTRRVLFFKASIVTVLFFELMLSPSLGLCVEKTQKGKGQPKTLTIGYIAGMTGFSAGSERVIEQGGHLAVDWINEKGGIDIKGEKYLIKLVTEDHKSTAEGAAGAAMKLIYDQKVKFIVGGIMPFTNVAINSVAEPAKILRAAIYNVVTPDEYGPKTPYTFVTCNGTVEGMITMLTFLAQAHPEVKTIAVSHPDDGAIPFIQPWIVKIAKERGITVLGDVVGFALDTVDFTPLAKKMLARNPDAIGMINGWPSMTGGVLKVARQSGYTKPIFITTYQPAEDTLKVAGKEASTLFYQHSLLPGDSHNPQIVDELMRRCQTKFNHSHIYYIIVGFNNLWMLAQAIEAAQSLDSTTVRDKWEKMNTMKSVLGTAHLGGLKTYGIKHTMSYPIPIISYVNGVPKTMKLMDVTAP
- a CDS encoding 3-keto-5-aminohexanoate cleavage protein is translated as MGKDKVNWEYINEWKKDVNPLGKKEDFKAIGFSFGLPEIIDPIGTRYGVEVEVQPQWQIPRKALICQTIVGALYSRRGNPHQPIEPEKTREQALACLEAGAPNVHIHVRDQNGYNTLDPELFHFVIDPIRKAYPDRIVCGCMVPNIDGDWEKFIECCQDGLFDQTPINTTATFLGDTAFVKPPHVIIEKTRICQELGVKPQIAVYSDGDIDNADRYLIKTGVLEKPYYWIVLPALPGGSPMHSPKAMVEVLMHYCNRIKEIDEDSQIVVCASGRASSYLSTFALLLGHHIRIGMEDTVWRWPHRNEMITHNLETFKAARTMLNLLGRELVTPDEWRELLGMRKPGGTLKR
- a CDS encoding SDR family oxidoreductase, whose product is MTGPMTGKVALVTGATSGIGRATALAFAKEGAWVVAVGDSNVAGGKETVALVEGAGSQGLFVKCNVSKKEEVQHLILTTLKEFGRLDYACNNAGVQQQMALLAEIDEAEWDRIIAINLRGVFLCMKYEIQQMVKQGNGVIVNISSMGGLAAPSPGLSSYIASKHGVIGLTKAAAIEYARTGIRVNTVCPGVIETGMTAQFAAKASEEMMQLLVNMHPVGRFGKPEEVACAVIWLCSDLAAFVTGSSVVVDGGVTAQ
- a CDS encoding uracil-DNA glycosylase — its product is MKNESRESQLLKIAEEIEACALCRQGKVGLAVVGEGNPDAEIAFIGEAPGKEEAKVGRPFIGRSGRFLRSLIREIGLEEKEVYITSPVKYLPQRGTPTRADIAHGRTHLLRQLAVIDPKIIVLLGHVAALAVLDREVAVSREHGKMIKKGDKTYLITFHPAAAMRFPKIRKAFYEDFEKLKGLIEEESV
- a CDS encoding long-chain-fatty-acid--CoA ligase, giving the protein MLETSFGNILDKAFIKYKDRVAFKINGQVYTYREVESAVNKLANAFIGLGLKKGDRIVIMTTNCIEYLYADYAAAKAGLVMIPLNVMLTFKDIDYRIKDSGARTILLDEFFYQKVGLFFKDYDFVQTVIAVTDREEILSQGVIGFYRLLESSPSTPLDVGVEQDDLRAIMYTGGTTGESKGVMHTHKSYVSIIFSSIVEMDISEGEIMLQTAPLPHAAGFMIPPCLLKGGRVVITNGFNPEETFRLIQEEKITCTFMVPTMIYGFLDHPKRNDYDLSSLKTIMYGAAPISPRRLEEAMKAMGPIFMQAYSQMEVANQTASFTKRQHLEAIEKGRKERLKSCGMPIIMSQVRIVDEDDQDVETGKTGEIITRGPHMMKGYWGKEKETGKAIVGGWLHTGDIAYRDENGYLYLVDRKHDMIISGGMNVYSTEVEYCLAMHPALSEVIVIGIPDEKWGEMVLAIVVKAAGKKVSETELLEFCRENLTAYKRPKRIEFYEAIPRTAYGKLDKKAVRKKYWEGRERMI
- a CDS encoding ABC transporter ATP-binding protein, whose protein sequence is MSNPVKQNTLTIAQQSVVSVKGLSVRYDKVQALKGIDVEVGQGEVVSLIGANGAGKTTLVMAVSGLAPIVEGQILFEGHDLGTFKPHQIAGLGIAHVPQGKRIVPDLTVKGNLELGAYRFQRRDRNKVLRLMEQEFERFPILGERRNQIASSLSGGEQQMLAISRAIMMEPKFIMMDEPSIGLAPLVVEQIMKAIWHLHKTGITILLVEQAATLALALSHRGYVLRNGEIFMQGTARELQNTPEIIKGYIGG